The genomic segment gagtaagaagctgctgtgtccaaggtcaaagaggtttttgcctgctttctctttgaggattttgatggcttcctgtcttacattcaggcctttcatccattttgagtttattgttgtggatggtgtaagaaagtggtccaggttcgtttttctgcatgtcgctgcccaggtttctcagcaccacttgctgaagacactgtctttattccactggatattctttcctgctttgtcaaagattagttggccataagtttgtggatccctttctgggttctctattgtgcTCCActgacctgagtgtctgtttttgtgccatactgtcttgatgattacagctttgtaatacagcttgatgtccagaattgtgatgtctcctgcatTGGGTTTCTTCTTCAagaatgctttggctattcggggtcttttctggttctacacaaattttaggattgtttgttctacctctgtgaagaatgctggtgttattttgacagggattgcattgaatatgtaggttgctttgggtagtattgaccttttaacaatatttgttcttcctatccaggagcatggaatatttttcctttttggggtttgtcttcttcaatttctttcataagctttctatagttttcagcgtataggtttttcacttctttggttagatttattcctaggtatcttatggttttgggtgcagttgtaaataggatcgattccttgatttctctttctgttgcttcattgttggtgtatgggaatgcaaccgatttctgtgcattgattttatatcctgcaactttgctgaattcatgaatcagttctagcagtgttttggtggaatcttttgggttttccatatagagtatcagtcatctgcgaagagtgaaagtttgactccctcctggccgatttggatgccttttatttctttgtgttgtctgactgctgaggctaagacttccaataccatgttgaataacagtagtgagagtggacatccctgccgtgttcctgaccttagggggagagctctcagtttttccccattaaggatgatattagtgttgggttgttcatatatggcttttatgacctcgaggtatgatccttctgcccctactttcttgagggtttttatcaagaaaggacgctgtatcttgtcaaatgctttctctgcatctattgagaggatcatagggTTCTTGAACTTTCTTccattgatgtgatgaatcacgttaattgttttgcagatattgaaccagccctgcatcccaggtataaatcccacttgggcgaggtgaataatttttttttttttaagtattgttggatccagttggctaatatcttgaggatgttcatcagggaaattggtctatagttcccCTTTTTAATGGggttggttttggaatcaaggtaatgctggcttcatagaaagggtatgaaagttttcctttcatttctattttttggaacagcttcaagagaataggtatgaactcttccttaaatgtttggtagaagtcccctggaaagccatctggctctggactcttgtgttttgggacatttttgactactaattcgatttctttactggttatgggtctgttcaaattttctatttcttgatggGCTCTTCAATGTCTATGCTTTCCTTCTAACTCTAGCTCAGTACCAAGGGACAGATCCTCGTCCAACTATTGGATGCATTCTCTGCTCTTCAGATGATGTGGTATGGCCTGAATTTTTTCACAACAAATCTGCcaaaatgtaaagtaaaaataCCACCTACTCTTACTTAAACACATGGGAATATATTGCTCTTAAGCTAAAATAATGCCTTTTATACTGGGTTTATTCTGTTTGCCATGCGCAGATGAATTCCCAGTACTTACTTGGCCATGTCTTGGCCTCCTTAAGCACTTCCTCTTACATGGCCAGGAACCCAGCTTTCAGAGTGCAGCCAGAAATGGAAATCAAGGCTGGTTATCTACAAAGTAGTGACATGTAGACCTATATTTTGACATCAGGGATCatactggttttttgtttcttttccctctgtAGATGAATTGTATAGTTTCTATAGATCTAGGATCTGCAATGGAAACAGTGAAGGGCCACCCACTCATTCCTGAGTCTCagatttcctccttccttccttctttccttccttccttcctccctttcttctctctccatttcttttttctttctttcttccttccttccttccttccttccttccttcctttctttcctttcctttcctttcctttcctttcctttcttttcttttctttcatccaagttagtgaacatacaggGTAGTAATGGTTTCAGCAACAGAATTTAGttattcctcacttacatacaacacccagtgcccatccgaacaagtgccctccccaatgccatcacccacttagcccatccccccactcaagCCCCTCCAAGGATCCTTAGTTAGTTCTCTGCACTTAACAGCCTCTGTCtctagagagggaggcaaagcccAAGAGagtcctaaatacagagaacaaaccgagggtcagtggggtggggaaaatgggtgatgggcacagaGGAGGCACCCAATGGGACAAGCACCAAGTGCTGCATGCAAGTGACAAACCAAGGGAATcaactcccaaagccaagacatGCTGCACACACTgcatatgtgcattttaaataatatgaaagacttttttaaaaatttagggtAAACTGAAATGCATCTCTATTTAAGATTGAAAATGAAAGATGGGCTTAAGGAATGCCTGGTTACCCTACCATAACACACATTGGAAACAGTGAGGATAAGTCTTGATACTTCTCTCGTATAGCACAAAATGAACCACTAATATATGCACCGATGTTAGTGATTCGCATAGGCATAGGCATGTTAATGGTGCCaaacagaggagaaataacatATTCTCTAGAAACAGTACATATGCTAGAGATATACACTACATATCATCTATTCAAAGGTCTAGATCAAAACTATTCTATagtgaaaaatacatgaaaacagtGATTGCCTCTATGGTAGTTCAGACTTTAGTAAGGGACAAGTGGGGACTTTCTGccataatggaaatgttctactgAGAGATGTGGGGATTACATGGACCTGCTTCTGTGTATCATAACTCATCACTATGGATGAGTACACTTAGGATAAATAGATTCAAATGTGTGTAAATTCCTTCTACGTTGCTtaataaatcacaaaatataaacaagaaaCAGTGACTAAGTAATTTATTTATGAGTAACTCTATGGTTTTACCAAACTGTCATCTTGGCTGATTTGCCTCAAACACAATTCTTCTAGTTAAATCATActcctgtggggcgcctgggtggcacagtcggttaagtgtccgacttcagccaggtcacgatctcacggtccgtgagttcgagccccgcgtcaggctctgggctgatggctcagagcctggagcctgttccgattctgtgtctccctctctctctgcccctcccccgttcatgctctgtctctctctgtcccaaaaataaataaacgttgaaaaaaaaatttttaaatcatactcCTGCGAACTCCTTTGATGGTTCTTTCAATACTACATTGCAGTTATCTGTAAGTGTGTTCATGGTGGGGCTTCTCAGTAGCTTGTGTATTTCCGGGGAGGAGACCCTAAATGGTACATAGAACATCAACAACGGCAATGTGTGTATCTCGGGTTAGCCATTCAACAAGTCGGCTTTAAAAGCACGCAGGAACTACACAGAGGCACCTCCTCAGAGCTTAAAGGACCAGGACAAAGGAACAGGCCTCTAAGTGTCATCCTGGGGCCTTCAGCATCATCTGGGTACTTGGCAGAAATGCCAAATTTCAGCCCACACCCCTAGCGCCATATTCAGAACTTCTGAGATTTGTCGCACCATAACTTATGAGCCCTTCAGATACTTGCTGCATGCTCAAGTTGGACTATTAGTAAATGGGGAATAAGTATAAAGACCAACTATGTAACTTGACTACACTAAAAtccattcacattttaaatgGATCCAAACAAACATGCACTCTAGAATTCCCAGCTATGGAGATAAGATCAGAGGAGAGTGCATTCTgattattcaactttttttttctcctccattgaAGAATATTCTTTATTAAGAATGAGATAAGAATTTGTAAAGGCGGTGTCTTCCACAGTCTAAAGACCTTCCAGAGAAATGTAATGCAAAGATACATGACGGCAATGATAACACTCAATGAACTACAAATCGTGGCAGTGATGGGAACCATGCACCCAATTGTCTGCCGTGGCTTTGGGGTAGAGAACGTGATCCAAAGATAGAAACATTAAAGTTAGAAACGAGAAAACCCACTCCAGTGGCAGAGGTTACCAACATCACGTGTTCATAGACACTGACTCCCTTCCTCATTAAAACTGACCCATAAAATAGGACCTTTTCCTCTTGTCCCATGCCACCTCCACACTATGCAGATGGGGTTCCCTCCCACTGACCATTGGAAGAAATGCACAATCCAAAACAGGTTTGCCTTAACCCCTTGCTGCTAGGGGTgtagaagaggaaaacaagaaatgtAATTGCAAATGCCACCTACCACATGACAGCCTGctgtggaggaagaagaggagagtggTCCAGAGGATGCCAGTGGGTGTAGGTCAGGAGGAAAAGCAGACCACACAGAGTTTCTCACATCCAACAAGACAACCTCTTTGCCATCAGTTTCAACCAGTACGTAGACACACATTATTCTGTAATCTGACAGTTACTTAAACATTAGTTAAACAAACACAAGGAAGATGTGTTGACTAATCACCCAGTATGAGCAGTATATAAGAGGCCAGGGCACAAGGAGACTTCCAAAGTCCAGCCCCTCACTCTCCTGGAAACCAGCCCAGAACCTCCACCCTCTGACACCATGGTCAACTCTTgttgtggctccagctgctgccagccttgctgccgccccacctgctgccagACCACCTGCTGCAGGACCACCTGCTGCCGGCCCACCTGCTGTGGGTCCAGCTGCTGCCGCCCCtcctgctgtggctccagctgctgtggctctAATTGCCGTGGCTCCAGCTGCTGTAGGCCCAGCTGCTGCATCTCTAGCTGCTGCTGCCCCACCTGCTGCCAGACCACCTGCTGCCGGACCACCTGCTGCCGCcccagctgctgtggctccagctgctgctgcCCCTGCTGTGGGGGTTCCAGCTGCtatggctccagctgctgccagccttgctgccgccccacctgctgccagACCACCTGCTGCCGCACCACCtgctgccgccccacctgctgTGTGTCTAGCTGCTGCCACCCCAGCTGTTGCTAGACCCCCTGCCAACACCCACCAACCTGCTCTAGTGGCTCTTGCTGCTGCTGAGTGCCCTGACCTGCACCCTGCTGTTTTCGTCAGCCAATCTCCTTCATGTCGTCCAACGGGGAGCTGAATCATGTGAGGCCAACTGTAAAACCTCAGTTCCCAGTGATTTTTCAACTGGTTGGCCTTGGAATATACCACCGCACCGCCCAATTCCCTCCCACCTCTTTCTTATGATGTCCATCCCAATTCAGTACAAAGGTTGTATTTTCCCTGATACACGATAACATATCATCCTACCTGATGTATCTGTTACTGCCCGATGTTCTGTATGGAGATGTTTCTATATAGCAAATAAATCTTAACTTTCCAGGCATTAAATATAAAGAATcgtgtctcattcttttttccttcgtGAATGGTCACCCTTAGCTGCCAGGTCTTCTATTCTCTGCACAACGAGCAGATCGTAGCAGGCGATTTCAGGATTTTCAATTCTATCACCTCAGTCCTTCCCATGCTAACAGTGTAGGATGGTGACTTACAGCAAGCACCTGGAACTCTCTGCGGAGGGCTCGGTCTACATGAAGGAGCAGATCGCAAAGAACACAATAGGGAAGGCACGCGCCTGGGAGAAGCGTTCAAACAGTGGCCAATAGTTGGTGGATATGTGCTCTAGCCTCTATACCCTCTAGTGGGACATGTGAGACCAGAGGGCCTCAGTAGCACTGAACGAACCCCCGATGCCCACAGGACTCACCTGCTCTTGAAATCAACCTGGATTGGTTTCCACCCTTCCCTGGATCACTTCACATTATCCCTAGAGCACTACTTGGGATCACCTCCCAGACAATCTACTTGCTCTCAAGCCTCTGTTTTGAGCTCTGACCCTGAGGTCGACCTGACACCAGTGTTCCAAATCTCAGTAACAGTGTCTTCAAACATTTCCCTATGATATGAACGGTCACTGGGTGACACCGTGGGCTCTCGACCTTATTCTCTGCTGAACCACTGAATCTTTTCATAGGATGCTGTTGCTTCTCACAGCTTGTGCACACTTGGTTTTACACTTCCTGTGTCCAATTCCTGAAAGATCATGTATCCCGAGGGACAGGAGACACTCCCACGAATAAAACAGCTCACCATGTTAGGAAGTGTCTCTCTCAAGGAGGCTATGCTTGAGGCGGACCGCACCAAACTGCGATTCTCACGTTGCATTCAAAACACCAGATCCTACAACGGGTATTCCTGCACAAGTACTGCATAAGGAAGCAGGTGCTCTCAGGAGACCCAATGTAAAGCGGAGTCAGCACAGGGGAGTAAAAGAAGCTAAGACAAAGGGTGCTTTCAGTTCACCTCCACCCCCGTATTCTGACCCACAGATGAAGGGTGTGTACTGGGCCACGGACTTGCATGTCACAGAGGCGAAGGGGTTAGGCCATTGTACTCCTACATCACTTTCACTACGTTTTGACGCCCTTTGATGGGTGGAACGGATGGAGAGGAAGAACTccaggtgtcccccaccccagaggcTGAGACCCTTACCTACAGTGTGTGATCAGTGTGAGCCACTCATAGTCCATACTCACACTACCTTGTGGATGAGGGCACATATGGCAAAGAGCATCAGGATGGGATATTGTATACCTACCCCTGGTTCTGCTCATGTCTGTGGATTTCTCTCATTAACCTTGCTCCATGTGGTTTGTCACAGTTTCTGTAAAAACCTACAACATGAGGGTTAGAGGGCAGTTCCGCTCTTCCTTTACCTTCCTTGCCTGGTGTTGTGACCAAGGTCCCCATCCCTGAGAGTTCTGAACCCATGGGTCCTATGTCCTCTTCAGGCTACACTACTTGTCCATCTGCAGTTAACGCCAGGAATAGGAATACAACAAATGTCCCTGCAGATCACCTGAATGCTAAAAATATTCCCTGTGGCCCCTGTAGCTCCTAACGTTGACTGCTGCCTTCCTGGCACTAGAAGCCCAAAGGGGTAAGGTGGCAGCCAGAATTATACTTCCAATCAGAACTACCCACGTGCCATCCAATGAGCTTTCCTGTCTTAGAGCTGAGACCTCTAGAGGCACACAGCCTACAATTATCGTAGAAGGAGGCACAAATTCCCACTAATGGATCATTCAGATGAAGGTAATGGGGAACGTTCTCCTTTAACTCTCACATCTAGATCAAGGTATTTAAATAGGGGACATAAAGGATCGTGGGTATCCAGCAGTGAGTTCAACTGA from the Prionailurus viverrinus isolate Anna unplaced genomic scaffold, UM_Priviv_1.0 scaffold_35, whole genome shotgun sequence genome contains:
- the LOC125158581 gene encoding keratin-associated protein 4-3-like, yielding MVNSCCGSSCCQPCCRPTCCQTTCCRTTCCRPTCCGSSCCRPSCCGSSCCGSNCRGSSCCRPSCCISSCCCPTCCQTTCCRTTCCRPSCCGSSCCCPCCGGSSCYGSSCCQPCCRPTCCQTTCCRTTCCRPTCCVSSCCHPSCC